One stretch of Brettanomyces nanus chromosome 4, complete sequence DNA includes these proteins:
- the HPT1 gene encoding hypoxanthine-guanine phosphoribosyltransferase, producing MRYKKPFSKMTEETKKLFISYNHVHQLCKEAADKIRKLDIDYIIAIGGGGFIPARILRTFLKEPGKPSKRIFAIILSLYEDANTVSTTVEEVGSKVKRIQWINYGDSGIDLINKKVLIIDEVDDTRTTLHYALNELQGDAQEQARRMGLKDSNTEFFIYVLHNKLKPKKADLPASIMDGKHYIASRDVPDCWIAYPWESNDIAYQQKMAEEQGNDI from the exons atgCGCT ATAAGAA GcccttttcaaagatgacAGAAGAAACTAAAAAGTTGTTCATATCATACAATCATGTCCATCAGCTTTGCAAAGAGGCTGCTGACAAGATTCGCAAGCTTGATATAGATTATATCATTGCtattggtggtggtggtttCATTCCCGCACGTATATTACGGACATTTTTGAAGGAGCCAGGAAAGCCAAGTAAGAGGATTTTTGCAATTATTTTATCCCTCTATGAGGATGCCAACACTGTTAGTACCACTGTGGAGGAGGTTGGATCCAAGGTAAAAAGAATACAATGGATTAACTATGGCGACTCTGGGATTGATCTTATTAATAAAAAGGTTCTTATTATTGATGAGGTTGATGATACTAGAACAACGTTGCATTATGCACTCAATGAACTACAAGGAGATGCTCAGGAGCAGGCCCGTAGAATGGGGCTAAAGGATTCGAATACGGAGTTTTTCATTTACGTTCTCCATAATAAGCTCAAACCCAAAAAGGCGGATCTTCCAGCTTCCATAATGGATGGTAAACATTATATCGCTAGCAGAGACGTTCCAGACTGCTGGATTGCCTACCCATGGGAAAGCAATGACATTGCTTACCAACAGAAGATGGCTGAAGAGCAAGGCAACGACATTTGA